The sequence below is a genomic window from Tubulanus polymorphus chromosome 1, tnTubPoly1.2, whole genome shotgun sequence.
GGACTTtcctgaaataatcaaatgagTAGACAGACAAGTGTAGTGTTTGTTcctaattgaattgatatacATGTCACAAATGGCGAGATAGCAAGTGTTTTGAGTGGTAATGCTTATATGATTTGTCTTGGGACTCTTGGTGAATGCATCGACACATTGCCATTTAACGGCtccagaaaatattttcatgaatgTTGTGCGAACATTTATCTTTTCGAAATGCAACTGGATGTAGTtgtaaattgaaattcatttgacCTTAGTCATGATGATGTCTGTCTTCTGAGGCCAGCACGACAGTTGAGACTCAAGTTAAAAGtcttgagactggtcttaaactCTTCCTTTGGAGACAAAAGCTGTTCGTTCTCGGAGTTCTTTGGTTCCAGGCATGTTTTGTATGCAGTTTTGAATGtgcaatttttgatgaaatgatgaGAAGCACATTTGTGTGTTTGCacgataataaatatatacctGCAAGCTACCCGATTGCTCCTATACGTTACTGTAAAATATACAAGGTTTTTGCCTTTTTCATGTGTATTGTTTATCAAAAAGTAAACAAGACAGTGAACTGAGAAAATGTTAGAGTTAATAGTTTACCAAATTGGTCTTATTTCCAGTTAGGGTTCTTAGGTTATATTTCTTATTAGGTATGTTTTGTGCGGTTTTTTTTGGTTGtgcaatttttgataaatgatgGGTATtcgttttaaattttttagatattatatccagatatCTCATGGGGACCAAACATGGACAATTAGCAGACgttacaaacattttctatatcTGCATGAACAGATGATTCTCTATAATGCCAGATTACATATCCCGATGCCTTCTAAAGAGTAAGTACTGTTATAATTTTTATGACTGCTGGAAAATCTCTAAGGATTTAGCAACGTCCGATAGATCTATCATTTCAAAAGCTTTCAGCTAAACCTAAGATCTTGTTTCAGTTAAAAAACCACTCTTTCTTTCGAGAATAAAGCCAGCCTTTGCCGAggctattattattatgtccaaaaatgaagaaaaaaggaaaaatgaatattttttgatgTGTGTACCGaggtgtattttgattttagtcaCCGGGAAAGACGACGAAGTGTCATTCAAAATAAAGAATCGGTACCACGACTTCCGAAGAAACCTGAGGCTCTCGTGAAAACTGAAGAACTCGATACTAGAATGGTTTGTTTATGTCTGAATATCACTCATCACTGAAATTGAATTACAGATTTTAAAGATCttggaatgaaaaatatctttgtTGTATTCAGGTACAATTGGAAACTTATTTACAGCAGCTAATTAGAAATCCAACATTCCGCAACCATCCAGAAACAGTAAGTGGTCTTGGCAATAATTAAAtaacattgaaacaaaaaGGCTTAAccttaaattgatttaatttcttcaattattCAGTTTACCTTAGTGAGcagtaattgtttttttggacccatacaaaataaatatcacAGCACTTTTATCTATTTTCGGAAAATTTGATTGTTAAATTTGATTGTTATAGGGATCGGCTTTGAAAGGTTGCTGTGTAGGTTTCATTTGGTTTTAAGTCATTAAAATCGAATCGAGTTCTTTTTCAACaatatgaattcaattcaagcaCGTTCTAATGAGATTCTTTTTACGTCTTAGTTGAAGTTTCTTGAAGTGAGTCATTTTTCATTCGTGAATAATCTTGGTCAAAAGAGTCAAGAAGGGGTCATCAAGAAGCGAGCTGGGGGAAGGCGTATCGCTGGCTGTTGCAAGTGTTTTGGTAAAGTTCGAAGTTTAGGCCATTGGAGTCAGAGGTAAACAGGAAAACTAATCAATTGATACATCAATGTCATTCATTCTAGAAAAAGAGTCAAATACCTGTCCAAGTAGCAATTATGAGTATTGGTAATATTGAATCatctttaaaagaaaattcaaaaatcgtTATGATGTACTAAATGTCTTATTATTTGAACCGGATCTTCTCTTGTATGACAAAAGACATTCGTACTGAATTTTGTCGTACAATCTATACTAACAGGTGGTTGGTAGTAAAAGATACATTTGTTATGTATTTGCGACCTGAAGATGGCCGTATTGGTGATGTTATTCTAATGGATAAAGATTTTCGTGTAAAATCTGGCCAAACAGAAACTGGTGAACAAGACGGATTACAAATATCAAACTTATCAAGGTACTTTTTCTAAATACACAGCTGATTTTTCCATAATTCCTGAAAATGTGATGATACAAGTATTTGTACTTGTTTTACGCAGGCATCTATATCTACGGTGTTGGACGGCCAGAAAGGCTAAAGAATGGATGAGCAATATATCCACTTTCTCATCAACTCTCGGTAAACAGTTCACTGATCCTAATCGCTTTGACTCATTTGCTCCGATACGAGTTGATACACAAGCTAATTGGTTCATCGATGGCGCCGGATATTTCAATGCTGTGGCATCGGCTTTAGAAAATGCTAAAGAAGAAATTTACATCACTGATTGGTGGTAAGTAGTTCTGATTGATGAAGTATGAGTGCAAACATATCAGAGATTCTCGTACTTGATTTTTTCAACCAAACATGAATCCCAGTCCAGCGAAAACGCTTCCAACCCCTGTATGTAATTGTTGGTAAATGCACGGAGTtagaattttgttttcaaatttaaaggTTAAGTCCAGAAATTTATATGAAAAGGCCAGTGAATGAGGGCGATTATTGGAGACTTGATGTCATACTGAAACGAAAAGCTGTAAGTTTGCATGAAGATAAGAAGAAATTTTACACTTATATCAGATGGCTTGATGTGGTATGACACGGAATGCATTTACATTATTTCAGGAACAAGGGGTTCGCATATTCATTTTGTTGTGGAAAGAAATAGAACTTGCAATAGGAATCAATAGTTACTACAGTAAACAAACTCTAGCCAGCAGACACTCAAATATAAAAGTAAGGCGTTGAGTTTATTTCATACACTGTCAGTGGTGTAATCATgcatttgtatttcaaattaatggggtaccggcaacgctactgtggcaagcagAATTCCACCataatccgccaggttcgctagtgtgTTGACGTCGCAATATGACGTTGACGCTGGATTTCTtctcaaattcaattaaaatctaataataatttctcaaattctatgcATGATATATGAAGATTGTGGCATATATGAACTCTAAGGATTAATCAGAGTTTATTTCGATGCGTGATTTGCCAAATTTTTGGATTGGAAGACCGAAAATTGAGTtcaaagttgaaaatgaactaaaatcaACAATTTTGATCGAGTGCGTCTGATATCTCAGTGGCGCCATCTGACGGGATAGCTGGTGTGCCGGTTCCCCATTAAGATAAATTCATGGTTcatatcaattttgaaatgataaactcCATCATTTTAACTTTGTCGTACACAGTTCATAACCCATTATTTTGTGAAATCTTGAAGGTGTTACGTCATCCAGATCATGCACCGGGTGGTGTCCTATATTGGGCTCATCATGAAAAACTTGTGATAATTGATCAACGAACAGCGTTCGCTGGTGGCATAGACCTGTGTTTTGGACGTTGGGACACACCGAATCACTTGTAAGTACCATGTCAGATCATACCCTTTCCCTCCCAGCCACCAAAAACAGTTAACTAAACAGACACTAAAAactattcattttaaaaaggATTAAGAAGAcaatctttatttcatttcaaacattGTTCTAAATACTTGTTTTCATATTCAGTATTTAGTGTGCATGAATATGAAGTGTATGATTTACTATGATTCATCTAATACTTTTGTGTATGTTTGAATTACTGTCTGTTATTGCCATCTTGCAACATTGAAGAATCATTAGTTTTCTTAGGTTTCCAGTCTAAATTCACGtaatcatgattttctttcaatttcacGTTACCACGAAGATCAATATTGACGTAATCATGATCATTTTTAAGTTCGGCATTCACATAGTTATGATCTTGATCATGATCCACGTAGTCATAATCATGAATAGATTCGGTTTCAGCCAATGCTGGATTGTCTCTTCCTCTTGTCTCACCAGGAGGTGCTGCTGTATTTACATCTGTCTGTTCAGGCCCGACAGGGTTCACTATACCCATTTGTGGCGCACATGTGTAACGAGGGGCGAATGTAATAGAAAATTGACTTGCTGGGGGTAAAGGCGGTCGCTTGGTAGTTTTCTTTACTTTTTCCTTCCTATAAgatgaaaatatgattaccAAACTCATTGTTTCACAAATTCTTTATTAAGGATAAACtcattagatttttatttaCCTGTATTTGTATATAAGGATAAAGCATAAAAGTAAACAGACAATAAAAAGGACGGCTGCGACTACTGATATACCAATTATTGCACCtataaacaaaaaaacaactgTACATATTTCTCTTTGATTGCATACAcaaaaaatctagaaattttataaaaagaaatgaatgCACTCTGGGCCAAAGTCAGATTTGGTATAGTTGGAAAATGATGCATGTATTCATGTACATATGTATGGGTTAGGATTAAGGGGATGAAAG
It includes:
- the LOC141900600 gene encoding uncharacterized protein LOC141900600 translates to MFNLDPCKYLVKTIRAKSVNFRFDESETKDVTHLKCSCEIKQDGVPVLQKWSPSNTTVHFNCYQYLDIYNTRYTCNGTEELLVNDNGTLNIEYRSLREATDGGFHSQISLDGKIPTNIHCKKPTIFRRNQPLTSPSVTINTSTSAKTPSPSSGISQGAIIGISVVAAVLFIVCLLLCFILIYKYRKEKVKKTTKRPPLPPASQFSITFAPRYTCAPQMGIVNPVGPEQTDVNTAAPPGETRGRDNPALAETESIHDYDYVDHDQDHNYVNAELKNDHDYVNIDLRGNVKLKENHDYVNLDWKPKKTNDSSMLQDGNNRQ